In Malus sylvestris chromosome 16, drMalSylv7.2, whole genome shotgun sequence, the following are encoded in one genomic region:
- the LOC126608043 gene encoding signal peptidase complex subunit 1-like isoform X2 translates to MVKYSREPDNITKSCKARGSDLRVHFKMDWQGQKLAEQLMQILLLVFAVVGFAAGYITGSFQTMVLTYAGGVVLTTLVTVPNWPFFNRHPLKWLDPSEAEKHPKPQPQQPVSSKKKASKK, encoded by the exons ATG GTGAAGTACTCCAGAGAGCCCGACAATATCACCAAGT CTTGCAAAGCAAGAGGTTCTGACCTGAGGGTTCATTTCAAG ATGGATTGGCAAGGGCAAAAGCTAGCTGAGCAGCTGATGCAGATACTGCTACTGGTGTTCGCCGTGGTTGGATTCGCCGCCGGTTACATCACTGGGTCTTTCCAGACGATGGTTCTGACTTATGCTGGTGGTGTGGTTCTCACCACATTGGTCACCGTCCCCAATTGGCCCTTCTTCAATCGCCACCCGCTCAAGTGGCTGGACCCGAGCGAAGCCGAGAAGCATCCCAAGCCGCAGCCGCAGCAGCCCGTGAGCTCGAAGAAGAAAGCCTCCAAGAAGTAA
- the LOC126608043 gene encoding signal peptidase complex subunit 1-like isoform X3 — protein MDWQGQKLAEQLMQILLLVFAVVGFAAGYITGSFQTMVLTYAGGVVLTTLVTVPNWPFFNRHPLKWLDPSEAEKHPKPQPQQPVSSKKKASKK, from the coding sequence ATGGATTGGCAAGGGCAAAAGCTAGCTGAGCAGCTGATGCAGATACTGCTACTGGTGTTCGCCGTGGTTGGATTCGCCGCCGGTTACATCACTGGGTCTTTCCAGACGATGGTTCTGACTTATGCTGGTGGTGTGGTTCTCACCACATTGGTCACCGTCCCCAATTGGCCCTTCTTCAATCGCCACCCGCTCAAGTGGCTGGACCCGAGCGAAGCCGAGAAGCATCCCAAGCCGCAGCCGCAGCAGCCCGTGAGCTCGAAGAAGAAAGCCTCCAAGAAGTAA
- the LOC126608043 gene encoding 60S ribosomal protein L17-2-like isoform X1, with the protein MVKYSREPDNITKSCKARGSDLRVHFKNTRETAFSIRKMRLDKAKSYLEDVLAHKQAIPFRRFCRGVGRTAQAKNRHSNGQGRWPVKSAKFILDLLKNAESNAEVKGLDVDSLIVSHIQVNQAQKQRRRTYRAHGRINPYMSSPCHIELILSEKEEPVKKEPESQLATSKSKKSALKSGASS; encoded by the exons ATG GTGAAGTACTCCAGAGAGCCCGACAATATCACCAAGT CTTGCAAAGCAAGAGGTTCTGACCTGAGGGTTCATTTCAAG AACACAAGGGAAACTGCGTTTTCTATCAGAAAGATGCGCTTGGACAAGGCAAAGAGTTATTTGGAGGATGTTCTGGCTCACAAGCAGGCCATTCCCTTCCGTCGTTTCTGCCGTGGTGTTGGGCGTACTGCCCAGGCAAAGAACAGGCATTCCAATGGGCAAGGACGCTGGCCTGTCAAGTCTGCCAAGTTCATATTAGATTTGCTTAAGAATGCTGAGAGCAATGCTGAA GTGAAGGGTTTGGATGTTGATTCCCTAATCGTATCTCACATCCAGGTCAACCAAGCACAGAAGCAAAGGCGCCGAACCTACAGGGCTCACGGAAGAATCAACC CTTACATGTCATCGCCCTGCCATATCGAGCTGATCCTTTCCGAGAAGGAAGAACCCGTCAAGAAAGAG CCCGAGAGCCAGTTGGCAACAAGCAAATCGAAGAAGTCTGCTCTTAAGAGTGGTGCTTCCTCTTAG